A genomic window from Streptomyces sp. HUAS YS2 includes:
- a CDS encoding DedA family protein, whose protein sequence is MHVQEWLETIPAVAVYALVGVVIGLESLGIPLPGEIVLVSSALLASQHGEIDPYVLGACATAGAIIGDSIGYAIGRKGGRPLLAWLGGKFPKHFSEANIALAERSFEKWGMWAVFFGRFVALLRIFAGPLAGVLKMPYWKFLIANVFGGILWAGGTTAVIYSVGIVAEAWLKRFSWLGLVLAVLIGLTSMLVLKNRAKKAVQRAESKPAAETVAATTD, encoded by the coding sequence TTGCACGTCCAGGAGTGGCTGGAGACGATCCCCGCGGTCGCCGTCTACGCACTGGTCGGGGTGGTGATCGGACTCGAGAGTCTGGGCATCCCGCTGCCGGGCGAGATCGTGCTGGTGAGCTCGGCGCTGCTGGCCTCGCAGCACGGGGAGATCGACCCGTACGTGCTCGGCGCCTGCGCCACGGCCGGCGCGATCATCGGCGACTCGATCGGCTACGCGATCGGCCGCAAGGGCGGCCGCCCGCTGCTCGCCTGGCTGGGCGGGAAGTTCCCCAAGCACTTCAGCGAGGCCAACATCGCGCTGGCGGAGCGTTCGTTCGAGAAGTGGGGCATGTGGGCCGTCTTCTTCGGCCGGTTCGTGGCGCTGCTGCGGATCTTCGCCGGGCCGCTGGCGGGCGTGCTGAAGATGCCGTACTGGAAGTTCCTGATCGCCAACGTCTTCGGCGGGATCCTCTGGGCCGGCGGCACCACCGCGGTCATCTACTCGGTCGGCATCGTTGCCGAGGCCTGGCTGAAGCGGTTCTCCTGGCTGGGCCTGGTCCTCGCGGTGCTGATCGGCCTCACCTCGATGCTGGTCCTGAAGAACCGGGCCAAGAAGGCGGTGCAGCGGGCGGAGAGCAAGCCGGCCGCGGAGACGGTCGCGGCGACCACGGACTGA
- a CDS encoding gamma carbonic anhydrase family protein, which produces MTERALIMGVGGKEPQVDPAAFAAPTSVVIGDVTMAAGSNVWYHAVLRADCGPIVLGADSNIQDNCTVHVDPGFPVTIGERVTVGHNATVHGCTIEDDVLVGMGATVLNGAVIGAGSLIAAQALVPQGMVVPPGSLVAGVPAKVRRELTDEEREGIKLNAEMYLHLAKAHREAHEQG; this is translated from the coding sequence ATGACGGAGCGGGCGTTGATCATGGGTGTGGGCGGCAAGGAGCCGCAGGTCGATCCGGCGGCGTTCGCCGCGCCGACGTCCGTGGTGATCGGCGACGTGACCATGGCCGCGGGTTCGAACGTCTGGTACCACGCCGTGCTGCGCGCGGACTGCGGCCCGATCGTGCTCGGGGCGGACTCCAACATCCAGGACAACTGCACGGTCCATGTCGACCCGGGCTTCCCGGTGACGATCGGCGAGCGGGTCACGGTCGGGCACAACGCGACCGTGCACGGCTGCACGATCGAGGACGACGTGCTGGTCGGCATGGGCGCGACCGTGCTGAACGGCGCCGTGATCGGCGCCGGCTCGCTGATCGCGGCGCAGGCCCTGGTGCCGCAGGGCATGGTCGTGCCGCCGGGCTCGCTCGTCGCGGGCGTTCCGGCGAAGGTCCGCCGGGAGCTGACGGACGAGGAGCGCGAGGGCATCAAGCTCAACGCGGAGATGTACCTGCACCTGGCGAAGGCCCACCGCGAGGCGCACGAACAGGGCTGA
- a CDS encoding acyltransferase → MPKNRNTFSSFTAWRRRVVARALQDGWRWMQQAGAVSAETPGRLRFRRFGAGTRLAFPQGTVFGEQWIELGEHCIIAEQVTLTAGMMPGLDLGPDPILTLGNGVVLGRGSHVIADTRVTIGSDTFCGPYVYITSTNHSYDDPHEPVGRQWPRTDPVEIGPGCWLGTGAVILPGAKLGRNVVVAAGAVVRGEVPDHAVVAGAPAKVVRSWDPERGWQPPLRTPTPLPIPDGITPEQLAALAELDLQDG, encoded by the coding sequence GTGCCCAAGAACAGAAACACGTTCTCGTCCTTCACCGCCTGGCGGCGGCGCGTGGTCGCCCGCGCCCTGCAGGACGGTTGGCGGTGGATGCAGCAGGCGGGCGCCGTCTCGGCCGAGACGCCCGGGCGGTTGAGGTTCCGTCGGTTCGGCGCGGGCACCAGGCTGGCCTTCCCGCAGGGCACGGTCTTCGGCGAGCAGTGGATCGAACTCGGCGAGCACTGCATCATCGCCGAGCAGGTGACGCTCACCGCGGGCATGATGCCGGGCCTCGACCTCGGACCCGACCCCATCCTGACCCTCGGCAACGGCGTCGTCCTGGGCCGCGGCAGCCACGTCATCGCCGACACCCGGGTCACGATCGGCTCGGACACGTTCTGCGGGCCGTACGTCTACATCACCTCGACGAACCACAGTTACGACGATCCGCACGAGCCGGTCGGCCGTCAGTGGCCGCGCACCGACCCGGTGGAGATCGGACCGGGCTGCTGGCTCGGCACGGGAGCGGTGATCCTGCCGGGCGCGAAGCTCGGCCGGAACGTCGTGGTCGCGGCGGGCGCTGTCGTACGCGGCGAGGTGCCGGACCACGCGGTGGTGGCCGGGGCCCCGGCGAAGGTGGTCCGCAGCTGGGACCCGGAGCGCGGCTGGCAGCCTCCGCTGCGCACGCCCACGCCGCTGCCGATCCCTGACGGCATCACCCCGGAGCAGCTCGCCGCCTTGGCGGAGCTGGACCTCCAGGACGGCTGA
- a CDS encoding DMT family transporter — MTALFALATSLLWGLADFGGGLLTRRMPALTVVVVSQTVAVVVLGAIVVATGGWTEAGPRLWYAVAAGAVGPVAMLCFYKALALGPMGVVSPLGSLGVLVPVSIGLLLGDRPGVLQFAGIGVAIVGVLLAGGPELRGAPVQRQAVVYTLIAAFGFGSVMALIAEASTTLTGLFLALFVQRVTNVVVGGGALYASVRRGGRALPEEGGLRAITAALPALAFVGLADVAANGTYSIAAQMGPVTVAAVLANLYPVVTALAARGVLKERLRAVQAAGAGLALVGTVLLATG; from the coding sequence ATGACAGCCCTGTTCGCCCTGGCCACCAGTCTCCTGTGGGGACTGGCCGACTTCGGCGGCGGGCTGCTCACGCGCCGCATGCCCGCGCTGACCGTGGTGGTCGTCTCCCAGACGGTCGCCGTCGTCGTGCTCGGCGCCATCGTGGTCGCCACCGGCGGCTGGACCGAGGCCGGACCGCGCCTCTGGTACGCGGTCGCCGCCGGCGCGGTCGGACCCGTGGCGATGCTCTGCTTCTACAAGGCCCTCGCGCTCGGCCCCATGGGCGTGGTCTCGCCGCTCGGCTCGCTCGGCGTCCTGGTGCCGGTGTCGATCGGGCTGCTGCTCGGCGACCGGCCGGGGGTGCTCCAGTTCGCCGGGATCGGCGTCGCGATCGTGGGCGTTCTCCTGGCCGGCGGGCCCGAGCTGCGGGGCGCGCCCGTGCAGCGGCAGGCCGTCGTCTACACGCTGATCGCGGCGTTCGGCTTCGGTTCGGTGATGGCACTGATCGCCGAGGCGTCCACCACGCTCACCGGCCTCTTCCTCGCCCTTTTCGTGCAGCGGGTGACCAACGTGGTGGTCGGCGGCGGCGCCCTGTACGCGTCCGTCCGGCGCGGCGGCCGGGCGCTGCCCGAGGAGGGCGGCCTGCGTGCGATCACGGCCGCGCTGCCGGCGCTGGCCTTCGTCGGCCTCGCCGACGTCGCCGCCAACGGCACGTACTCGATCGCCGCGCAGATGGGTCCGGTGACCGTGGCGGCCGTGCTCGCCAACCTGTACCCGGTGGTGACGGCGCTCGCCGCACGCGGGGTGCTCAAGGAACGACTGCGCGCGGTGCAGGCGGCCGGCGCGGGACTCGCACTGGTGGGAACGGTTCTGCTGGCGACGGGCTGA
- a CDS encoding helix-turn-helix domain-containing protein yields the protein MSDLDQLTQSLARNVKRWRGERGFTLDALAARSGVSRGMIIQIEQARTNPSVGTTVKLADALGVSITTLLDYEQGPHVRLVPPEQAVRMWSTEAGSHSTLLVGTEARGPLELWTWTLMSGDGSPSDPHPEGTTELLHVTRGELTLVVDGEPHVVPAGTSAVFEAHVPHEYRNDGSEPVELTLAVSVPPVR from the coding sequence GTGTCTGACCTCGATCAGCTCACGCAGTCGCTCGCCCGCAACGTCAAGCGGTGGCGCGGCGAACGCGGGTTCACGCTGGACGCCCTCGCCGCGCGCTCCGGAGTCAGCCGCGGCATGATCATCCAGATCGAGCAGGCGCGTACCAACCCCAGCGTCGGCACCACGGTGAAGCTGGCCGACGCGCTGGGCGTCTCCATCACCACGCTGCTCGACTACGAACAGGGGCCGCACGTCCGGCTGGTACCGCCGGAGCAGGCCGTCCGCATGTGGTCCACCGAGGCCGGCAGCCACTCCACCCTGCTCGTCGGGACGGAGGCCCGTGGCCCGCTGGAGCTGTGGACCTGGACCCTGATGTCCGGCGACGGCAGTCCCTCCGACCCGCACCCCGAGGGCACCACCGAACTCCTGCACGTGACCAGGGGAGAGCTCACCCTGGTCGTCGACGGCGAGCCGCACGTCGTGCCGGCCGGCACCTCGGCCGTGTTCGAGGCCCATGTGCCGCACGAGTACCGCAACGACGGCAGCGAGCCGGTCGAGCTGACCCTGGCCGTCTCGGTGCCGCCCGTACGCTGA
- a CDS encoding YbaK/EbsC family protein, whose product MRAPIGNFDNAVPAPGCLDRLTEPVAAAVRAWQGPVPAEQILYVDTDPAIADTAVFVGHHGSELLDRSANCVIVAGKRGETTTLAACVVRSATKVDVNGVVRKHLGSRKVRFADMDTAVGDSGMEYGGITPIGLPAAWPVLVDAAVVDTEWVLVGSGRRRGKLILPGKAFAQLPGAVVLEGLGVGAG is encoded by the coding sequence ATGCGCGCACCGATCGGAAACTTCGACAACGCCGTTCCCGCCCCCGGCTGCCTGGACCGGCTGACGGAGCCCGTCGCCGCCGCCGTCCGCGCCTGGCAGGGCCCGGTCCCCGCCGAGCAGATCCTGTACGTGGACACCGACCCGGCCATCGCCGACACCGCGGTCTTCGTCGGGCACCACGGCTCGGAGCTCCTCGACCGGTCCGCGAACTGCGTGATCGTCGCGGGCAAGCGCGGCGAGACGACCACCCTGGCCGCGTGCGTGGTCCGCTCAGCGACCAAGGTCGACGTCAACGGAGTCGTCCGCAAGCACCTCGGCTCCCGCAAGGTGCGGTTCGCCGACATGGACACCGCCGTCGGCGACAGCGGCATGGAGTACGGCGGCATCACCCCGATCGGGCTCCCGGCCGCCTGGCCTGTCCTCGTCGACGCGGCCGTCGTCGACACCGAGTGGGTCCTCGTCGGCAGCGGCCGCCGCCGCGGCAAGCTCATCCTCCCCGGCAAGGCCTTCGCCCAACTGCCCGGCGCGGTCGTCCTGGAGGGCCTCGGCGTCGGCGCCGGCTGA